The genomic window AGCGGTAGATTCGGCCGTCAAGCGTCATTCGGCCAGATTGATCTTGGCTGCGACAGACGCATCGGCGAACTCGATCGCGAAGGTAAGACATGTGGCCGCACAGGTCGGCGTGGTATGGATGCAGGCCATGGGGAAGACGGAATTGGGGGCCGCTGTGGGAGGCGCCCCTCGAGCCTGCATTGCGGTAATGGACCCGCACTTTGCGGGGGCGCTGATGTCGGTGCTGAACAACATACCGGCAGCAGCGAAGACGAGAGAGGCCGCGTGGTCAGATCGACAAGTTGAGGAGACCGCGGGGCCTCGGAAGGCGCGGGGGTAATCCGACGTGGGAATGATAAGGGCGTACGATCTGGCGAAAGCGCTTGGGATATCAAGTAAAGAGCTGCTTGAGCGGCTTGAGCAGTCCGGCCTGCACCTCAAGAGTCACAGCAGTAACGTCGACGAGGATCAGGTGAGATCGCTCCTGGATGTTGCTGCGCGCGAGAAGAAAGGTCGGCCGAAGCCCAAATCACACGAGGTGCCCGCATCGACCCGCGTGACGCCGGTAGAACGTAAACGTCCCAGGACGGGAAAGGCTGAAGCGCCGGCGCCGGTTCCCGAGACACCAACGCCCAGACCCGCTCGACCCAAGTCCGTCGAAGCGAAGACGGTGTCCGAGGCCACGCCCCTGTCTGAACGAATCACACCGGCCGAACGAGCAAGCCCGGTTGGGCAGAAGGGGCCGCACCGACCGAAGGCCGAAGCTCCCCAGCAGCCGTCTCAGGCAACAGCCGTCATGAAGCCGCCGCCCTCGGTCCCGACAGAGCCTGTTCGCCAGGCTGCGGCTCCGGCCCCGCGCGTCAAGGAGGCGCCGTCCAGGGCCGCAGGTCCACCTGCGCCTGGTGCCGTACCCGGGCAGAGGGCGACCGTGATACCGGCGGCGCCGGAGCCGCAGGTACAGGCCGAGCAGGTTCAGCGCGAGTCCCCGGTCCCGACACGTCCGATCGTGAAGATGGCGGAGACCATCACCGTCAAGGAGCTGGCCGACGGCATCGCGATGAGCCCCAGCGAGATCATCAAGCAATTGATCAAGATGGGGATTATGACCACGATCAACCAGCCGCTGGACGTGGAGATCGTCAAGCGCGCCGCCGACCGGATCGGGTTCTCAGTAGAAGTCATGCCGCTGGAGGAGGCGGCAACCGGGGCGGAGGAGCGCGAGGACCCTTCGCTGCTGTTGCCCAGGTCGCCGGTGGTGACGATCATGGGCCATGTCGATCACGGCAAGACCTCGCTGCTGGATGCGATTCGGCAGACCAATGTCATCGCCTCGGAGGCCGGGGGGATTACTCAGCACATCGGCGCCTATCAGGTCGATCTGCCGGGCGGGAAGATCACGTTTCTGGATACGCCGGGCCACGAGGCGTTCACCGCCATGCGGGCGCGTGGAGCGCAGGCAACCGATATTGTCGTCCTGGTCGTCGCGGCGGATGATGGGGTCATGCCTCAGACGCTGGAGGCGATCAGCCACGCGAAGGATGCGGGCGTCCCGATCCTGGTCGCGGTCAACAAGATCGACAAGCCGGGGGCGGATCCGAACCGTGTCATGCAACAGTTGGCGGAACAGGGTCTGGTTCCGGAAGAGTGGGGAGGTCAGACAATCTTTGTGGAGGTCTCGGCCAAGAAAAAGATCGGCATCGACCACCTACTCGAGATGCTCTTGCTGTTGGCCGAGATTCAAGAGTTGAAGGCGAACCCGCACAAGGCGGCGAAAGGTGTCATCATCGAGGCCGAGCTGGATCGTGGTCGGGGTCCGGTGGCGACCGTGTTGGTGCAGCAGGGTACGCTGAAGGTGGGGGACGTCCTGGTCGCCGGACTGCACTCCGGTCGGGTACGGGCCATGAACAACGATAAGGGCAAGAGGGTCCAGACGGCCGGACCTGCGACCCCGGTTGAGGTACTGGGCCTTTCGGGCGTCCCCATGGCCGGTGATACGTTTGTTGTTGTGTCCGATGAACGAAAAGGGCGACAGATCGCCCTCAGCCGACAGCAGAAACATCGCGAGGAGACGATCCTTACGAAGCATCATGTGACCCTGGAGGATCTGCACCGTCGCATCCAGGAGGGCGAGGTTAAAGAGCTTCGGATGATCATCAAGGGGGACGTTCAGGGCTCCATCGGGCCGTTTCGTGAATCGTTGGGACGGATCGGCAGCGATGCGGTTCGATTGAAGGTCATCCATGCGTCGGTCGGCGCCATCACCGAGACCGATGTGATGCTGGCGTCGGCCTCGAATGCGATCATCGTCGGATTCCACGTGCGTCCGGAACCGAAGGCCCAGAAGCTGGCCGAACAGGAGGGCGTAGAGATCCGGCTGTATACCGTCATCTATAACGCGATCAACGAGATCCGGCAGGCGATGGAGGGTCTGCTGGAGCCGACGTATGTCGAGCGCCCCATCGGTCGTGTGGAGGTGCGTCAGGTCTTTGCGGTCCCGAAGGTAGGGACCATCGCCGGCTCGATGGTTGTGGAAGGGAAGGTCTGTCGGGACAGTCAGATTCGTCTTATCCGGGACGGCAAGGTCGTTCACAAGGGGCGGGTCGGATCGCTTCGTCGGTTCAAAGAGGATGTTCGTGAGGTGCAAAACGGATTTGAATGTGGCGTCGGTCTGGTGAACTTTAACGACGTCAAGGTTGGTGATGTCCTGGACGTGTTCGAACTGGAATCGATCGCTCAAAAACTGTCATAGTGTCCACACTCAACACTGACCACTGAACACTCAACACTGCTTTATCGTATGACCGTTGGAACGTGCCGCGTCGAGTTATATCTGGCCGGTAATAACTCCCTGAAGGGTAAGCGACGGGTTATCAAGAGCATGAAGGATCGTATCCGGGGCCGCTTCAACGTCTCGGTTGCCGAGGTCGATCGTCTCGACGAATGGCAACGCGCGACGCTGGGAATCGCCTGCATCAGCAATAGTTCCCGATTGGTGGACGAGACCCTGACCAAGGTAGTGAACCTTATCGAAACCGACGCCGAGGCCTTGATTCTCGATTATGAGATCGAGCTGATGGCCCAGTAACGGCAGTCTTAAGTGTTCAGTGTATGGTTGGGAGTCACTCAACACTGAACACTCAACACTCCCACGCTTCGGGGGGGACGGGGATGCAAGGTAGACGGGCCGATCGGGTCGGCGCATTGATACAGGAAGAGCTGAGCCGTCTGATCCTCCAGTCGGTGAAGGATCCGAGGGTTCGGTGTGTGACGGTCACCCGCGTCAGGGTAAGCGATGATCTGGAACACGCCCGGATCTATGTTGCCTCAATGGGTGGCGACGAGAACCGGCGCCGGGAGGCGCTGGTTGGTCTGAAGTGTGCGGCCGGCTTTCTCCGCGGAGAATTGGGACGCCGGTTGTGCCTGCGCTACATCCCGGAGTTACTCTTTTTCCTCGATGATTCGCTGGAGCAAGAGATGCATCTGGCCGAGCTGTTCCGGCAGATCGAGGCGACAGGGACAAAGGAGCCATAACCATGGCGAGCCGTGTCGATCTGCATCTGCATACTACGGCCTCTGATGGCGCGCTTCGGCCCAACGAGCTGGTGCGGGCCGCCGACTCCATCGGGATCCGCGTCATCGCGGTCACCGACCACGACAGTGTGAACGGAATCGCCGAGGCGCAAGAGGCTGCCTTAGACCTGGCCCTCGAGGTGATCCCGGGAATCGAGATCAGCGCAAGTCTGGACCGCGACGATATCCATGTCCTGGGTTATCTGCTGGATCCGAACGAGCCGTCCCTGCAGACGGCTCTCCGCCGGCTTCGCGAGGACCGACTTGCTCAGGCCCGCGCCATGGTCGAGCGACTGGGCGCGCTCGGCCATCCGCTTGAGTGGGATCGTGTGATGGCCATTGCCGACGGGGGATCGGTCGGACGGCCGCACATCGCGAAGGCCCTGGTAGAGCGCGGCGCCGTTGCCACCGTGGATGAGGCATTCTCGCAGTTTCTGCGGCGGGGGGGTCCGGGCTATGTCGAAGGCCCGACGATCCTCCCGCAAGAGGCAGTCGAGCTCATCAGGGGGGCTCACGGTCTACCCTCTCTGGCGCACCCGATCATTGTGGGGGCCAGCGACTACCATCCGGATCTCGAGCGATTGCTCCCGATATTGAAGGAGGCGGGCCTGGAGGGGATTGAGACCTACTATAAAGGGTATACCCCGGAGATCACCGCCTCCCTGCTCGCTATTGTCGACCAATATCGATTGATCCCCACTGGTGGGAGCGATTTCCACGGCGGTGGGGTTGTTGCCGACGCCGAGTTAGGCGGGGTTGAGGTACCCTGGGAGAGTGTCGAGCGTTTGCGGAGCAGAAGACAGGAATTGGATGCACGGCGGGTGACCGCCAACTAATTGCTGGGGCGTATGATGGAACTGAGCGGAGTCTTGAATATCAATAAGCCAAGTGGGATGACCTCCCATGACGTGGTGGACGTGGTGCGGCGTCTGCTGAAGATGCGCCGCGTCGGCCACACCGGTACGCTTGATCCGAGGGCGACCGGTGTGCTGCCGTTGTGTATCGGACGGGCCACTCGAATCGCGCAATTTCTCACCCAGGCGGATAAAGAGTATCTGATCACGATGCGGCTCGGTATCACGACGGACACCCTGGATGCGGACGGCAAGGTGCTGTCGACAACCGATCATGTCGATGTCGACCCTGCCCGACTGCGGGAGGTCTTGGACAGCTTTGTGGGAGAGATCCAGCAGGTGCCGCCCCTGTTCTCTGCGAAGAAGCATCACGGGGAGCGGCTCTATCGTCTGGCTCGCCGGGGTGAGACGGTTGAACGGCAGCCGATTGCGGTGCGGATCCATGAGCTGACATTGCTGGAGTGCGACGTGCCCTTCGTCCGGTTCCGCGTCAGTTGCTCGAAGGGGACGTACGCGCGCACCCTGTGTGATGACGTCGGTCGCATCCTGGGATGCGGGGCGCACCTGTATGCGTTGACCCGTGTCCGGTCCGGCCGCTTCCTGATTGACGAGGCGCTGACGCTGGAGCAGCTTGAGCAGGCCGTCGTAGAAGACCGTATTCGCGATGTGTTGATTCCAATCGGCGAGGCGTTGGGCCATCTCCCGATGGTCAGGATCCACCCCGAGTCCTCTCGATGCGTGGTCCAGGGGGTCGGAATGGCGGCCGGCGCGCTGTTAAGCTTTCCTGTCGAGGTGGAAAAGGGGGACCTTGTCCGGGTCCTGGGATACCGGCGCCAACTGTTGTCGCTGGCTGAGGCGACGGTGACCGGCCGGGAATTCCCCGCGGTCGATCCGCGCCGGATCGTATTGCGGCCGGTACGGGTCCTTGCCGGCCAATGATTGTTGTCGAGCGTATTGAGGATCTGGAGGGTGCGTATCCCTCGTCAGCGGTGGCGGTCGGGACATTCGACGGGGTGCATCTCGGACATCGCGAGATTTTGAGCCGCGTGGTGCGGCGTGCTCGTCGGGATGGGGAGACGGCGGTTGTTTTTACCTTCGTGCGACATCCGCTGGAGGTGGTCAATCCACTCAACACCCCGCCCCTTATTACGCCGCTCTCGATTAAACGCGACATCCTGGCGGCGATCGGCATCGATCTCACGATCGCCGTCGACTTTACCCCGTCCCTGGCCGCGACCTCTCCGCGCGATTTCGTCACGCGCTACCTGGTTGATCGACTCGGAGCGCGGTTTGTGTGTATCGGGTATGACTTCGCCTTCGGGCGGGCCCGGGCGGGATCGGTGGAACTGCTCAGGGCGCTCGGTGCGGAGCATGGGTTCGAACTTGAGGTGGTCCCCGCGATGACGGTTGACGGCCACGTGGTGAGTTCCACCTCCATCCGCCGTCTACTTGCACGGGGAGATCTGTACCGAGCGACGCGCCTGTTGGGGCGACCGTACGCGATTCGGGGGGTCGTTGAACGCGGCGCCAGACGGGGCAGGGCGCTGGGCTATCCGACGGCCAATCTCCCCGTCACGTCGGATGTCATGGTACCGGATGGCGTCTACGCCGGCCAGGCGTGGATCAAACAGGGGCTGCACAAGGCGCTGATCAACATCGGGCGGGCCCCAACCTTCGGCAATGAGGCGAGACGGGTGGAGGTCCACCTGCTGAAGGCCCAGGAAGAGGAATTGTACGGAGAGACGATGACACTCTTCTTCATTGAACGCCTGCGGGACGAGCGGCGTTTTGACGACCCGTCATTGCTCCAGACCCAGATCGACTGCGACAAGCGGGCGGCGGAGGCGGTATTGGCCGCTTTCCCGCGGTTTGCACCGGAAGAATGGGCTTTACTCCAGGGTGGGCCTGTGCTATCGTACTCGCGGTTTCAGGTATCTATTGAATAAGAAAGGAGGACACGGCTTCGTGGGCAAGGCGTCTACAAACAAGCACGAGATCATCGGACAGTATCGGCTGCATGAGACCGACTCCGGCTCGCCGGATGTACAGATTGCGCTCCTCACCGGACGGATCGGCTATCTGACCGAACATCTGAACAGCCACAAGAAGGATTTCCACTCCAGACGGGGGCTGCTCCGCCTCGTCGCACGGCGCCGGAAGCTCTTGGATTACCTCAAGAGCAAAGACACCAACAGATACAAGCAGATCATCGAAAGGTTGGGAATCCGTAAATGAGCTGTCGGGTTGAGCGGATCATCGAAGGTAAACCGTTACGTATCGAGACCGGGCGTGTGGCCAGGCAGGCCGATGGCGCCGTGTTGGTTCAGTATGGCGATACGGTTGTGCTGGTCACGGTCGTAGCATCAAAACAGGCGCGGCAGGGGATCGATTTCTTTCCACTCACCGTCGATTATCAGGAGCGGGCCTACGCAGCCGGAAAAATTCCGGGCGGTTTTTTCAAGCGTGAGGGTAAACCCCACGACAAGGAAACCCTGACCTCACGCCTGATCGATCGTCCACTCCGCCCCCTCTTCCCGGACGGCTATCGACAGGATGTGCAGATCATTGCGACGGTCCTGTCGGCCGACCAGCAGAACGATCCCGACGTCCTCGCGGTATTAGGCGCCTCCGCTGCGCTCAGCATCGCGCCGATCCCGTTTTTGGGTCCGATCGGGGCGGTCCGCGTGGGCCGGGTCGGGGGCAGATTGCTCCTGAACCCCACCTATGGCCAGATGCAGGAATCGGACATCGATATGGTGGTCGCGGGGACCAGGAATGCCGTAGTCATGCTGGAGGCCGGCGCCAACGAGGTCCCGGAGGACGCCATGGTTGAGGCGATCGAGTTCGGTCATAAGGGGATGCAGCCCTTGATCGACATGGTGCTGGAGCTGGCTCATGCGCTCCGGATCGAAAAGGCGCCCTTCCAGGTCGCGCCCCCGGATCCGGACCTGCGTGATCGTGTCAGCGCCATGGTCCGTCAGGGACTCCGGGCGTTGGCCGGCGTTGCCGAGAAGGAGGAGCACCGCAGCCGTCGGCAGCAGCTCTTTGATGAGGTGATGGCGGCGTTTGCCGACGAGCCGGACAACCGGAAGTCGACGGTCGGTGGACTGTTTGAGGCCATCGAGCATGAGGAGTTGCGTCGCATGATTCTGGAAGAGGGGCGGCGGGCAGACGGACGGTCGCTGGAGCAGGTCCGACCGATCACCGCCGAGGTCGGCGTCCTGCCCAGAACGCACGGGTCGGCCCTCTTTACCAGGGGTCAGACGCAGGCGCTTGTGACCACGACGCTCGGGACATCGGAGGACGAACAGCGTCTGGACGACCTTGAAGGAGAGGCCACCAAACGGTTTATGCTTCATTACAACTTTCCGCCGTTCAGTGTCGGCGAGGTCAGGTTCATGCGCGGTCCCGGACGGCGCGAGATCGGACACGGGGCATTGGCCGAGCGGGCGCTCCTCGCGGCACTGCCGCCGAAAGAGGAGTTCTCGTATACCCTTCGCATCGTGTCGGATATTCTCGAATCGAATGGATCGTCCTCGATGGCGACGGTGTGCGGGGCGAGCCTCAGCCTGATGGATGCAGGCGTGCCGATCCGATCGGCGGTGGCGGGGGTCGCGATGGGGCTTGTCGTCGAGGGCGAGCAGACCGCGATTCTTACCGATATCATCGGACTTGAGGACCACCTTGGCGATATGGATTTCAAGGTCGCCGGGACCCGCAAGGGGATTACGGCACTGCAACTGGACATCAAGACCCAGGGGATTGCGCCGAGCCTCATGCCGAAGGCGATGGGACAGGCCAGGCGCGCCCGTTTGCACATCCTGGACCAGATGGACCAAGCCATTGCCACACCGCGGTCGACTATCTCGGCCTATGCGCCGCGCATCATTACGTTGATGATCCCGGTCGATAAGATCCGCGATGTCATCGGTCCGGGCGGCAAGGTGATTCGAGGGATTGTGGCGGACTCCGGGGCCAAGATCGATGTGTCGGACGACGGGCGGGTCGAGATCGCCTCGGTCGACGGAGAGGCCGCGCAGAAGGCGTTGTCGATCATCAGCAAGATTGTCGAGGTTCCCGAGGTCGGGAAGGTCTATCAAGGGAAGGTCGTCAAGATCATGGACTTTGGCGCCTTCGTACAGATCTTGCCGGGAACCGATGGCCTGCTGCACATCTCACAGATTGCCGAGCACCGGGTCAAACGGGTCGAGGATGTCCTGGCGGAAGGGGATGAGGTCGCGGTCAAGGTGATCGATGTCGACAAGAACGGAAAGATCCGGTTGAGTCGGAAAGAGGTGTTGCAGGCGGAGGCGCAGGTCAAGACGGAGCAAAGGCCGTCGTAAGTGTATGGGCCGTCTCTCCTATAATCGTCAGGTGTTGCCGAACGGGATGGTCGTGCTCAGCGAGCGGATGCCCGCCGTCAAGTCGGCGACTATCGGCGTCTGGGTCCGGGTCGGGTCGCGGGATGAGGCGGCCGAGGCGGCCGGCATCTCGCATTTTATCGAGCACATGCTTTTCAAGGGGACCGGGCGGCGCAGCGCGCAGGAGATCGCCGCCGCCATCGACGCCGTCGGCGGCACGCTTGACGCCTTCACCAGCCGTGAGACCACCTGTTTCTATGCCAAGGTCCTCGGTGAGCACCTCCCTCTGGCGATCGATCTCCTGTCTGACACCTTTCTTCACTCCAATCTTGACCCCAAGGATATCGAGCGGGAGCGGGACGTCGTCCTCCAGGAGATCAAGATGGTGGAGGATACCCCAGACGACCTGGTCCACGACCTCTTTGCGGAGGCGATCTGGAGCGATCACCCGGTGGCCAGACCGATCCTTGGGCGGAAGGAGACCGTACGAGCGTTTACGCGGGACGATGTGCGCGGCCATATGGAGCGTTTCTACCGGCCTGACCGCACCATCGTTGTCGCAGCGGGCGATCTGGAGCATGAGCGGCTGGTCGACCTGGTGGTCGGGGCATTCAACGGGTTTGAAGGCCGATCGGTCCATACCGATCTGCCGCCGCCGAGCTGCACGGCGGCGGTCAGGGTGGAGGAGCGCGATACGGCCCAGCTTCACCTCTGTCTCGGGGTGGATGGCCTGCCGCACGCGCACCGGGATCGGTACGCGCTCTATTTGCTCAACGCCATGTTGGGCGGCAGCATGAGCTCCCGACTCTTTCAGGAGGTGCGGGAAAAGCGAGGGCTTGCGTATTCGATCTACTCCTACCAGGCATCCTATCGCGATTGTGGTCTGCTGGTCGTCTATGCCGGCACCGATCCGGATTCCTCCAGCCAGGTCGTCGACCTGATTCGGGCCGAGTGCGCCCGTTTACGCAACGAACCGATCGATCCGGTCGATCTCCAGCGGGCAAAGGATCAGTTGAAGGGGAATCTGCTGCTCGGTCTGGAGGGGACCGGCAGTCGGATGACGCGTCTGGCAAAGACCGAGATCTATTTCGAGGGTACCTATAGCCTGGATGATATCATCGCCGGGATCGATGCGGTGTCCATGGATCAGTTCGAGTCGCTGACGAGGCGGATCCTGCGTGACGAGGCGTTTGCTATCACGACCATCGGTCCTGTTGCTCAGGCGGCCCTCCTGTCATAAGAACAGGGTGTAGGGTTGAGGGTGTAGGGCGCAAAGGCTCAATATTCATCCAATCACTAACCGCTTATCACTAGCCACTGACTGTCATGATTCCCCGCTACGCACTGCCCCGGATGGTCTCTGTATGGGAACCGCAGAGCCGCTACGCCGCCTGGTTGCGGATCGAGCTGTTGGCGTGCGAGGCATGGGTCGAGCTGGGCGTCGTCCCGCGTGAGGCGCTCCACGTCATCCGGGAGCGGGCCGATTTCGACATCGATCGTATCCAGGAGATCGAACGGGAGGTTCGCCACGACGTTATCGCCTTTGTCTCGGCGGTGGCGGAACGGGTCGGCCCGGAGGCGCGTTACCTGCACTTCGGTCTGACCTCCTATGATGTGGTAGATACGGCCCTGGCGGTGCTGCTCCAGCAGGCCGCCGACATTCTGTTGGACGACCTGGGGGCGCTCTCCAGAACCGTCGCCGACCTCGCCCGACGCCATAAACGTACGATCATGATCGGGCGGACGCACGGCATCCATGCCGAGCCGACCACCTTCGGCCTGAAGCTGGCGCTCTGGTACTGCGAGGTGGAGCGGAATCTCGACCGTCTCCGACGGGCCAGGGAGAGTGTGGCCTACGGCAAGCTCTCCGGCGCCGTCGGGACCTTCGCCCACCTGCCGCTGTTTGTGGAGCAGTATGTCTGCTCGCGCCTCGGGCTCAAGCCGGCGCCGATCTCCAGCCAGATCATCTCCAGGGATCGGCACGCGGAATTCCTGCAGACGCTGGCGCTGATCGGAACCTCGCTCGACAAGTTTGCCGTCGAGATCCGTCATCTGCAGCGGACCGAGGTGCGCGAGGTGGAGGAGCCGTTTGTCGAGGGTCAGAAGGGTTCGTCGGCCATGCCGCACAAGCGAAATCCGGTTGCCTGTGAACAGGTGTCCGGGTTGGCGCGACTGCTGAGGAGCTACGCCCAGTCCGGCCTGGAGAATGTGCCGCTGTGGCACGAGCGCGACATCAGCCACTCCTCGGTAGAACGGGTGATCCTTCCCGATGCGACCATCCTGCTGGACTACCTGCTGGTCCGGTTCCGGGAGGTGCTTGAGGGTCTGCGGGTCTATCCGGATCGGATGCGACGCAACCTGGAGCTGACGGGAGGGCTGGTATTTTCTGAGGCGGTCTTGCTGGCGCTGATCGGGAAGGGGCTCACCCGGGAAGAGGGCTACCGGCTGGTGCAGCGACATGCCATGCAGGCGTGGGAGTCGGGGGAGGCGTTCAAGCCGCTCCTGTTGGCCGATCCGGAGATCGGTCGACACCTCTCTCCCGCCGAGGTTGAAAGTTGCTTTGATCTGGACTATCATCTGCGGCATCTGGACGATATCTTCGCCCGCGTCGGCCTGTAATGCAGTGAATCTAATACCGTATTCATTCTGGAGCCGTCATTCCCGCGAAAGCGGGAATCCAGAACTCCCGGTATTTCCTGGATTCCGGCTCGCGCCCGCGATGCGGGCTCGTCCGGAATGACGTCCGCAAAATAGGTAGCGAATTTCAGAAACAGGACACTAGCAACGTCAGACGCTCATACTCAACACGCCCAAATGTTAACCGCAAAGATCTACGTGACACTGAAGCCCGGCGTCCTCGACGCCCAGGGCGATACGGTCCGGTCGGCCCTGCAGACGCTCGGCTTTGAAGGGCTTACCGACGTACGGGTCGGTAAGTTTATGGTGTTGACGCTGAACGGCCTGACCACGGAGCAGGCGACGGCACAGGTCGACGAGATGTGCAGGCGGCTGCTGGCGAACCCGGTGATCGAAGACTATCGCTTCGAGCTGCAGGAGGCCGCGACATGAGGTTCGGCATTGTGGTCTTTCCGGGCTCCTGGAGCCATCAGGACTTCCACCACGTCATTGTCAATGTCCTGAAGGAGGAGGCCTGTTACCTCTGGCATAAAGAGGCCGACCTTCACGGTTCCGATTGCGTGATCCTGCCGGGAGGATTCGCCCACGGCGACTATCTGCGGTCAGGGGCCATAGCGAGGCTTTCCCCCGTTATGCGCGCGGTAGCGGCCTTTGCGGACGCAGGTGGCCCGGTCCTGGGGAGCTGCAATGGGTTTCAGGTCCTGACCGAGGCGGGATTACTTCCGGGCGCGCTCCTGCCGAACGACTGCCTGCACTACCGGTGCCGCTGGGTCCATCTGCGGGTAGAAAGCCGACAGACCTCCTTTACCGCCGCCATGCAGTCTGGACAGGTCGTACGGATGCCGATTTCACACGGCGACGGCCGGTACTACATCGACCGGATCGGGTGGCAACGGCTGATCGACGGCGACCAGATCATCTTTCGCTATTGTGATGCGAACGGATCGCTGATGCAGGATGCCAATCCCAACGGGTCGCTGGATCACATCGCCGGGATCTGCAACGAACGCCGCAATGTCCTTGGATTGATGCCGCATCCGGAGCGGGCCGCCGAGTCGATCCTGGGTTCGGAGGACGGCCGCCTGATGTTGACGTCGATCCTTGATCGCGTGGTCCACGCCTGAGGCCCCGACGATGACCGTCTCGGTGATGTCTGCAGATCTGATCGCGTCGCACGGCCTGACGGCCGATGAGTACGAGCGGATCGCCGCGATCATCGGTCGCGAGCCGAACCTGGTCGAACTGGGGATGTTCGGCGCGATGTGGTCGGAGCACTGCAGTTACAAGAGTTCGCGGGTCCATCTGGCTACGCTCCCGACGATAGGGCCGCGCATCCTGCAGGGGCCCGGTGAGAACGCAGGCGTCATTGACATCGGGGATGGGCTGGCGCTGGTCTTCAAGATGGAAAGTCATAATCACCCCTCGTTCATCGAGCCGTATCAGGGGGCGGCGACGGGCGTCGGCGGGATCATCCGGGATATCTTTACCATGGGCGCAAGGCCGATTGCGCTGTGCGATGCGCTCCGGTTCGGGCCGCTGACCGATCCGAAGAACCGCTACCTCTTCGGTCGTGTGGTGGCCGGGATCTCAGGGTACGGTAACGCCGTGGGCGTTCCGACCGTGGGCGGGGAGGCATACTTCGCTGAGCCGTACAGCGGTAACCCTCTGGTCAATGTCTTCTGCGTCGGAATCGCGCGGAAGGATCGGCTCTTTTTCGCCAAGGCGGGTGGGATCGGCAACCCCGTTATCTATGTCGGGGCCAGGACCGGGCGCGACGGCATCCATGGCGCCACGATGGCCTCCGGCGTCTTCGATGAGGAGGCCGAGACGAAACGGCCAACCGTCCAGGTCGGCGACCCATTTCGTGAAAAGCTGTTGATCGAGGCCTGCCTGGAGCTGATGGCGGGGGACGATCTGATTGCGGTTCAGGATATGGGGGCGGCGGGGCTGACCTGCGCGACCGCCGAGATGGCCGCGCGCGGCGGCACTGGGATCGAGATCGACCTCGCCCATGTCCCACGGCGAGAGCCGGGCATGACGGCGTACGAACTGATGCTCTCCGAGTCGCAGGAGCGGATGCTGGTTGTTGCGAAGGCGGGAAGCGAGGCGCGGGTGCGAGCGGTCTTTGACAAGTGGGATCTTGACGCGGCCGTCATCGGGCGGGTCACCGAAGGGGGGCTGTTGCGGGTCCTGGATCATGGCAGGCCGGTCGCGGAGATCCCGGCTGATGCCCTGGCATCGGAGGCGCCCGCCTATCGCCGGCCGAGCCGACGCCCTGTCGAAGCCGATGCCGGCCAACGGCTTGACCTGGATAGCCTGCCGTTGCCTGACGACTATGCGGCCATCCTGTTGGAGCTGTTGCGTTCGCCCAACCTCTGTTGCAAGGAACGAATCTGGGAGCGATACG from Candidatus Methylomirabilota bacterium includes these protein-coding regions:
- a CDS encoding PHP domain-containing protein; the protein is MASRVDLHLHTTASDGALRPNELVRAADSIGIRVIAVTDHDSVNGIAEAQEAALDLALEVIPGIEISASLDRDDIHVLGYLLDPNEPSLQTALRRLREDRLAQARAMVERLGALGHPLEWDRVMAIADGGSVGRPHIAKALVERGAVATVDEAFSQFLRRGGPGYVEGPTILPQEAVELIRGAHGLPSLAHPIIVGASDYHPDLERLLPILKEAGLEGIETYYKGYTPEITASLLAIVDQYRLIPTGGSDFHGGGVVADAELGGVEVPWESVERLRSRRQELDARRVTAN
- the truB gene encoding tRNA pseudouridine(55) synthase TruB gives rise to the protein MELSGVLNINKPSGMTSHDVVDVVRRLLKMRRVGHTGTLDPRATGVLPLCIGRATRIAQFLTQADKEYLITMRLGITTDTLDADGKVLSTTDHVDVDPARLREVLDSFVGEIQQVPPLFSAKKHHGERLYRLARRGETVERQPIAVRIHELTLLECDVPFVRFRVSCSKGTYARTLCDDVGRILGCGAHLYALTRVRSGRFLIDEALTLEQLEQAVVEDRIRDVLIPIGEALGHLPMVRIHPESSRCVVQGVGMAAGALLSFPVEVEKGDLVRVLGYRRQLLSLAEATVTGREFPAVDPRRIVLRPVRVLAGQ
- a CDS encoding riboflavin biosynthesis protein RibF, with translation MIVVERIEDLEGAYPSSAVAVGTFDGVHLGHREILSRVVRRARRDGETAVVFTFVRHPLEVVNPLNTPPLITPLSIKRDILAAIGIDLTIAVDFTPSLAATSPRDFVTRYLVDRLGARFVCIGYDFAFGRARAGSVELLRALGAEHGFELEVVPAMTVDGHVVSSTSIRRLLARGDLYRATRLLGRPYAIRGVVERGARRGRALGYPTANLPVTSDVMVPDGVYAGQAWIKQGLHKALINIGRAPTFGNEARRVEVHLLKAQEEELYGETMTLFFIERLRDERRFDDPSLLQTQIDCDKRAAEAVLAAFPRFAPEEWALLQGGPVLSYSRFQVSIE
- a CDS encoding translation initiation factor IF-2 — translated: MIRAYDLAKALGISSKELLERLEQSGLHLKSHSSNVDEDQVRSLLDVAAREKKGRPKPKSHEVPASTRVTPVERKRPRTGKAEAPAPVPETPTPRPARPKSVEAKTVSEATPLSERITPAERASPVGQKGPHRPKAEAPQQPSQATAVMKPPPSVPTEPVRQAAAPAPRVKEAPSRAAGPPAPGAVPGQRATVIPAAPEPQVQAEQVQRESPVPTRPIVKMAETITVKELADGIAMSPSEIIKQLIKMGIMTTINQPLDVEIVKRAADRIGFSVEVMPLEEAATGAEEREDPSLLLPRSPVVTIMGHVDHGKTSLLDAIRQTNVIASEAGGITQHIGAYQVDLPGGKITFLDTPGHEAFTAMRARGAQATDIVVLVVAADDGVMPQTLEAISHAKDAGVPILVAVNKIDKPGADPNRVMQQLAEQGLVPEEWGGQTIFVEVSAKKKIGIDHLLEMLLLLAEIQELKANPHKAAKGVIIEAELDRGRGPVATVLVQQGTLKVGDVLVAGLHSGRVRAMNNDKGKRVQTAGPATPVEVLGLSGVPMAGDTFVVVSDERKGRQIALSRQQKHREETILTKHHVTLEDLHRRIQEGEVKELRMIIKGDVQGSIGPFRESLGRIGSDAVRLKVIHASVGAITETDVMLASASNAIIVGFHVRPEPKAQKLAEQEGVEIRLYTVIYNAINEIRQAMEGLLEPTYVERPIGRVEVRQVFAVPKVGTIAGSMVVEGKVCRDSQIRLIRDGKVVHKGRVGSLRRFKEDVREVQNGFECGVGLVNFNDVKVGDVLDVFELESIAQKLS
- a CDS encoding DUF503 domain-containing protein produces the protein MTVGTCRVELYLAGNNSLKGKRRVIKSMKDRIRGRFNVSVAEVDRLDEWQRATLGIACISNSSRLVDETLTKVVNLIETDAEALILDYEIELMAQ
- a CDS encoding 30S ribosome-binding factor RbfA — its product is MVGSHSTLNTQHSHASGGTGMQGRRADRVGALIQEELSRLILQSVKDPRVRCVTVTRVRVSDDLEHARIYVASMGGDENRRREALVGLKCAAGFLRGELGRRLCLRYIPELLFFLDDSLEQEMHLAELFRQIEATGTKEP